One genomic window of Haloarchaeobius salinus includes the following:
- a CDS encoding glycosyltransferase, producing the protein MSRSVGIVIPAYDPVVDSLVDYLHALHDHLDPATVRIELDAPDAATLAALEDEPCTVNAVDRRRGKGAAITCGFEALDTDVLAFADADGATPADSIVDVVQPIVDGTTKLAVGSRRHPDATVLSHQTVARRYLGDGFAFLARTLLSVPLYDFQCGAKAIDAEAWASVRDHLYEPGFAWDIELVAMAAALGYDPVEVPVTWEDQPESTVSPVGTTLELGVSLLRSRHRVKRLQGSSVHRFVASRRTTRLSLVDRLGAETDE; encoded by the coding sequence ATGAGCCGGTCCGTCGGCATCGTCATCCCCGCGTACGATCCGGTGGTCGACAGCCTCGTCGACTACCTGCACGCCCTCCACGACCACCTCGACCCGGCGACGGTGCGCATCGAGCTCGACGCGCCCGATGCGGCGACCCTCGCTGCGCTCGAGGACGAGCCGTGTACGGTCAACGCGGTCGACCGCCGTCGTGGGAAGGGTGCCGCCATCACCTGCGGGTTCGAGGCGCTCGACACCGACGTCCTTGCGTTCGCCGACGCCGACGGTGCGACGCCCGCCGACTCCATCGTCGACGTGGTCCAGCCCATCGTCGACGGAACGACCAAACTCGCCGTCGGCTCGCGTCGGCATCCCGACGCGACCGTGCTCTCCCACCAGACCGTCGCCCGGCGGTACCTCGGCGACGGTTTCGCCTTCCTCGCGCGTACCCTCCTCTCGGTTCCGCTCTACGACTTCCAGTGCGGCGCGAAGGCCATCGACGCCGAGGCCTGGGCGAGCGTCCGCGACCACCTGTACGAGCCCGGCTTCGCCTGGGACATCGAGCTCGTCGCCATGGCCGCCGCGCTCGGCTACGACCCCGTCGAGGTGCCCGTCACCTGGGAGGACCAGCCCGAGTCGACCGTCTCTCCGGTCGGAACGACGCTCGAGCTCGGCGTCTCGCTTCTCAGGTCCCGCCACCGTGTGAAGCGCCTCCAGGGCAGCTCCGTCCACCGGTTCGTCGCCTCGCGACGCACGACCCGCCTCTCGCTCGTCGACCGTCTCGGAGCCGAGACCGATGAGTGA
- a CDS encoding GtrA family protein yields the protein MSEDDPVAGRTDADETGTDGGRTGLLDGDAAELVSGTRFGQFASVGVVGALFDVTTSTALKELGVFPELAVFIGIEVAVVVMFLLNDSWTFSGQGHDGLLATLRRLARSNLVRLGGITVQLATFRLVYRVIDLELTVASIDGWFVVSKVTGIGVAMFVNYVAESLFTWRVHAK from the coding sequence ATGAGTGAGGACGACCCCGTGGCGGGGCGGACCGACGCCGACGAGACCGGGACCGACGGCGGGAGGACCGGCCTGCTCGACGGCGACGCCGCCGAACTCGTCTCCGGCACCCGGTTCGGCCAGTTCGCCTCCGTCGGCGTCGTCGGCGCGCTGTTCGACGTGACCACCTCGACCGCGTTGAAGGAGCTCGGCGTCTTCCCGGAGCTCGCGGTCTTCATCGGCATCGAGGTCGCGGTCGTCGTCATGTTCCTGCTCAACGACAGCTGGACGTTCTCCGGGCAGGGTCACGACGGCCTGCTGGCGACGCTCCGCCGGCTCGCCCGCTCGAACCTCGTCCGCCTCGGCGGCATCACCGTCCAGCTGGCGACGTTCCGACTCGTCTACCGGGTCATCGACCTCGAACTCACCGTCGCGAGCATCGACGGCTGGTTCGTCGTCTCGAAGGTCACCGGCATCGGTGTCGCCATGTTCGTCAACTACGTGGCCGAGAGCCTGTTCACCTGGCGCGTCCACGCGAAATGA
- a CDS encoding NUDIX hydrolase encodes MDVTDPRDRYDDLLTERRSWTVDAETFAGMDDNEAFTAGWVAIGVVLDDDGRILLVYNGDDEQWVVPGGSVKPGETLAEGVVRELEEETGVPVEPVRPHAAVENVNESEGRTRSFTTVAFEAEPATTAVGEQLGEDDEAIERADWFADLPEQTFEREFAVRLLQRLR; translated from the coding sequence ATGGACGTGACGGACCCCCGCGACCGGTACGACGACCTGCTGACAGAGCGCCGGTCGTGGACGGTCGACGCGGAGACGTTCGCCGGGATGGACGACAACGAGGCGTTCACGGCGGGCTGGGTGGCCATCGGGGTCGTACTCGACGACGACGGACGGATACTCCTCGTCTACAACGGCGACGACGAGCAGTGGGTGGTGCCCGGCGGGAGCGTCAAGCCGGGCGAGACGCTCGCCGAGGGTGTCGTCAGGGAACTCGAAGAGGAGACCGGCGTCCCGGTCGAACCGGTACGGCCGCACGCTGCGGTCGAGAACGTCAACGAATCCGAGGGGCGCACGCGGTCGTTCACGACGGTCGCGTTCGAGGCGGAGCCGGCGACGACCGCGGTCGGCGAGCAGCTCGGCGAGGACGACGAGGCCATCGAGCGGGCGGACTGGTTCGCGGACCTGCCGGAGCAGACGTTCGAGCGGGAGTTCGCGGTGCGACTACTGCAACGGCTCCGCTAG
- a CDS encoding ABC transporter ATP-binding protein yields the protein MNDDADPVLSVRGLKKHYPVTKGILRREVGRVKAVDGIDFTLYEGETLGLVGESGCGKSTAATSLLRLEEPTVGEVIYHGEVPADTNRETPLEKLRGVRGDDEPREPNDLVGFSQSQLKRFRRKAQMIFQNPTSSFDPRMSVGESVAEPLLIHGLDDPAERREIAEDLLERVGLDADDYDRYPHEFSGGQKQRVALARALVVNPEFLVADEPVSALDVSIQSEILSLMRDLQDRFGLSMLFISHDMGVIREICDRVAVMYLGEIVEVAPTEELFRNPQHPYTQALLASIPTPDPRQRGLGMELTGDVPSPENPPSGCRFHTRCPKVIQPDDLDLPQEQFRRALDFRHQVEGEDVDAQGATELARARKADDDGEPTRDDRRRALRAEFDLPDGLADPAAEESVAAAVDSVLDDDLDAAAERLAGTFTTVCERETPALERTGENHVAACHLVDGSETAETATTEVADD from the coding sequence ATGAACGACGACGCCGACCCGGTCCTCTCGGTCAGGGGACTGAAGAAGCACTACCCCGTCACGAAGGGGATCCTCCGCCGCGAGGTCGGCCGCGTGAAGGCCGTCGACGGCATCGACTTCACGCTGTACGAGGGCGAGACGCTCGGGCTCGTCGGCGAGTCCGGCTGCGGGAAGTCGACCGCCGCCACCTCCCTGCTCCGGCTCGAGGAGCCGACCGTCGGCGAGGTCATCTACCACGGCGAGGTGCCCGCGGACACGAACCGCGAGACCCCGCTCGAGAAGCTCCGTGGCGTCCGTGGCGACGACGAGCCGCGCGAGCCGAACGACCTCGTCGGCTTCTCGCAGTCCCAGTTGAAGCGGTTCCGCCGGAAGGCCCAGATGATCTTCCAGAACCCGACCAGCTCGTTCGACCCGCGGATGTCCGTCGGCGAGAGCGTCGCCGAACCGCTGCTCATCCACGGGCTCGACGACCCCGCGGAGCGCCGGGAGATCGCCGAGGACCTGCTCGAACGCGTCGGGCTCGACGCTGACGACTACGACCGCTACCCCCACGAGTTCTCGGGCGGGCAGAAACAGCGCGTCGCCCTCGCCCGGGCGCTCGTCGTCAACCCCGAGTTCCTCGTCGCCGACGAGCCGGTCTCCGCACTCGACGTCTCCATCCAGTCCGAGATCCTCTCGTTGATGCGGGACCTGCAGGACCGCTTCGGGCTGTCGATGCTCTTCATCAGCCACGACATGGGCGTCATCCGCGAGATCTGCGACCGCGTCGCCGTGATGTACCTCGGCGAGATCGTCGAGGTCGCCCCCACCGAGGAGCTGTTCCGCAACCCCCAGCACCCCTACACGCAGGCGCTGCTCGCATCCATCCCGACGCCGGACCCGCGCCAGCGCGGCCTCGGGATGGAGCTCACCGGTGACGTACCGAGCCCCGAGAACCCGCCGTCCGGCTGTCGGTTCCACACGCGCTGTCCGAAGGTCATCCAGCCGGACGACCTCGACCTCCCGCAGGAGCAGTTCCGTCGCGCGCTCGACTTCCGCCACCAGGTCGAGGGCGAGGACGTCGACGCCCAGGGCGCGACCGAGCTCGCCCGCGCCCGGAAAGCGGACGACGACGGCGAACCCACCCGTGACGACCGCCGCCGGGCGCTCCGCGCGGAGTTCGACCTCCCCGACGGGCTCGCCGACCCGGCCGCCGAGGAGAGCGTCGCCGCCGCCGTCGACAGCGTGCTCGACGACGACCTCGACGCCGCGGCCGAGCGCCTCGCCGGGACGTTCACGACGGTCTGCGAGCGCGAGACCCCGGCACTCGAGCGGACCGGCGAGAACCACGTCGCCGCCTGCCACCTCGTCGACGGCTCCGAGACGGCCGAGACCGCCACGACGGAGGTCGCCGACGACTAG
- a CDS encoding ABC transporter ATP-binding protein: MSLLEVRDLEVTFDTDSGTVHAVDGVSFDVDRGETVCIVGESGSGKTVTSESITKLVKEPPGKVTADRVTFDERDLLQLPKKRLRKIRGGRIGHVFQNPQGSLNPVYTVGRQVAEAIRLHEDVSKETARERAVDLLDRVGIPKAGERYDDYPHEFSGGQKQRVVVAMAIAANPDLLIADEPTTALDVTIQAQILRLLRDLQDDLDMGILLITHDLGVVAEVADRVVVMYAGKVMESGGVFEVFENPSHPYTQGLLDCLPGRGGGSDGIPGSLPDPKEPPAGCRFAERCPHAIDDCRTGDHPTRVPVAGGDHDAACIYYQAGYDASVVRSPADRDADPDAGGGTYADGGRIDRSGTDSDDPDEGESR; this comes from the coding sequence ATGTCGCTACTCGAAGTGCGTGACCTCGAAGTCACGTTCGACACCGACTCCGGTACGGTCCACGCGGTCGACGGCGTCTCGTTCGACGTCGACCGCGGCGAGACAGTCTGCATCGTCGGCGAGTCCGGCTCGGGCAAGACCGTCACCAGCGAGTCCATCACCAAGCTGGTGAAGGAGCCGCCCGGGAAGGTCACCGCCGACCGGGTCACGTTCGACGAGCGCGACCTGCTGCAGCTCCCGAAGAAGCGCCTGCGGAAAATCCGTGGCGGCCGTATCGGTCACGTGTTCCAGAACCCGCAGGGGTCGCTCAACCCCGTCTACACCGTCGGCCGACAGGTCGCCGAGGCCATCCGCCTGCACGAGGACGTCTCGAAGGAGACCGCCCGCGAGCGGGCGGTCGACCTGCTCGACCGCGTCGGCATCCCGAAGGCGGGCGAACGCTACGACGACTACCCCCACGAGTTCTCCGGCGGGCAGAAACAGCGCGTCGTCGTCGCGATGGCCATCGCGGCCAACCCGGACCTGCTCATCGCCGACGAGCCGACGACGGCGCTCGACGTGACCATCCAGGCGCAGATCCTCCGCCTGCTGCGCGACCTGCAGGACGACCTCGACATGGGTATCCTGCTCATCACGCACGACCTCGGCGTCGTCGCCGAGGTGGCCGACCGGGTCGTCGTCATGTACGCGGGGAAGGTGATGGAGTCCGGCGGCGTGTTCGAGGTGTTCGAGAACCCCTCGCACCCGTACACGCAGGGACTCCTCGACTGCCTCCCCGGCCGTGGTGGCGGCTCGGACGGCATCCCGGGCTCGCTTCCCGACCCGAAAGAGCCGCCAGCCGGCTGTCGGTTCGCCGAGCGGTGCCCGCACGCCATCGACGACTGCCGCACCGGCGACCACCCGACACGCGTCCCGGTCGCCGGCGGCGACCACGACGCGGCCTGCATCTACTACCAGGCGGGCTACGACGCCTCCGTGGTCCGCTCGCCGGCCGACCGCGACGCCGACCCGGACGCCGGCGGCGGGACGTACGCCGACGGCGGCCGGATCGACCGTTCCGGAACTGATTCGGACGACCCCGACGAAGGTGAGAGCCGATGA